Proteins encoded in a region of the Enterococcus gilvus ATCC BAA-350 genome:
- a CDS encoding ATP-binding protein, whose product MKYPIKYIENNLVFNEEGECWAYYELIPYNYSFLSPDEKLKVHDNFRQLVAQYREGKIHALQLSTESSIKEVQERSKATVKGKLKEAALQHIDGQTEALVELIGEHQVDYRFFIGFKLLLTDHEVNLKNIWNEFVLGIQDFVHGVNTKLMGDFVQLPTSEVSRFQKLEQLLENKLLRRFNFRPLTKDDFGYLLEHLHGNDGMAYEDYSFHLPSEEVEGNKRVKRYDLIKPTRCLIEQKQRYLKITNEDKELFVAYFTINSIVGELEFPQSELFYYQQQQFSFPIDTSMNIEVVPNRKALTTVRNKKKELKDLDNHAWESENETANNVVEALDSVNELESTLDQTKESMYKLSYVIRVTAPSLDELKKRCNEVRDFYDDFNVKLVRPFGDMLGLHSEFIPSAKRFMNDYVQYVTSDFISSLGFGATQNLGEREGIYVGFNVDTGRNVFIKPDLAAQGIKGTTTNALAAAFLGSLGGGKSFSNNLLVYYAVLFGGKAVILDPKSERGDWQEDLFHIEEEVNIINLTSEEKNRGLLDPFVILKNVKDSESLAIDTLTFLTGISSRDGERFPTLRKAIRTVAQSEQRGLLRVIDELRQEDTTISNSIADHIESFVDYDFAQLLFSDGQVENTISLDKLLNVIQVADLVLPDANTTMEEYTTMEMLSVSMLMVISTFALDFIHSDTSIFKIVDLDEAWSFLQVAQGKTLSMKLVREGRAMNAGVYFVTQNANDLLDEKMKNNIGMKFAFRSTDINEIKNTLEFFSLDKEDEGNQNRLRNLENGQALFQDIWGHTGVIQFDYIFEHLFEAFDTRPPIYAGGD is encoded by the coding sequence GTGAAATATCCGATTAAATATATTGAAAACAACTTAGTCTTTAACGAAGAAGGGGAATGTTGGGCGTACTACGAATTAATCCCCTACAACTATTCCTTTCTGAGTCCCGATGAAAAACTGAAAGTCCATGACAACTTTCGTCAACTAGTGGCGCAATATCGTGAAGGGAAAATTCATGCCCTACAACTAAGCACTGAATCTAGTATCAAAGAAGTCCAAGAACGCTCCAAAGCAACCGTCAAAGGAAAACTAAAAGAAGCAGCTTTGCAACATATTGACGGACAAACAGAAGCATTAGTCGAATTAATTGGGGAACATCAGGTCGATTACCGATTTTTTATTGGCTTTAAATTATTGCTAACAGACCACGAAGTCAACTTGAAAAATATTTGGAATGAGTTTGTGTTAGGCATTCAAGATTTTGTGCATGGGGTCAATACGAAACTCATGGGGGATTTTGTTCAGTTACCAACCAGTGAAGTGTCTCGATTTCAAAAATTGGAACAGTTGTTGGAGAACAAATTATTACGCCGTTTCAACTTCCGTCCATTAACCAAAGATGATTTTGGCTATCTGCTAGAACATTTACATGGTAATGATGGCATGGCCTATGAGGATTATTCATTTCATTTACCTAGCGAGGAAGTTGAGGGTAATAAGCGAGTCAAACGCTACGATTTGATTAAGCCCACTCGTTGTTTGATTGAACAAAAGCAACGTTACTTGAAAATCACCAATGAAGACAAGGAACTCTTTGTCGCTTACTTTACCATTAACTCGATTGTGGGGGAGTTGGAATTCCCTCAAAGTGAACTCTTTTATTACCAGCAACAACAATTTTCTTTCCCGATTGATACTTCCATGAATATTGAAGTCGTCCCGAATCGGAAAGCTTTGACAACGGTTCGCAATAAGAAAAAGGAACTGAAAGATTTAGACAATCACGCATGGGAAAGTGAGAATGAAACGGCAAACAATGTGGTGGAAGCTTTGGATTCCGTCAATGAATTAGAGTCTACGTTAGATCAAACCAAAGAATCCATGTATAAATTAAGCTACGTTATTCGAGTGACAGCACCAAGTTTGGATGAATTGAAAAAGCGGTGCAATGAAGTTCGTGATTTCTACGATGATTTCAACGTGAAGTTGGTCCGTCCTTTTGGCGATATGTTGGGGTTGCACAGTGAATTTATCCCATCTGCCAAACGATTTATGAACGACTATGTACAGTATGTGACCAGTGATTTTATTTCTTCACTAGGGTTTGGCGCCACCCAAAATCTTGGAGAACGAGAAGGAATTTACGTGGGCTTTAATGTGGATACAGGGAGAAATGTCTTTATCAAACCTGACTTAGCGGCGCAAGGAATCAAAGGCACGACGACTAATGCACTAGCAGCAGCTTTCTTAGGAAGTTTAGGTGGTGGAAAGTCCTTTTCCAATAATTTGTTGGTTTATTATGCCGTTCTCTTTGGCGGAAAAGCAGTCATCCTTGATCCAAAATCGGAGCGAGGCGATTGGCAAGAGGATTTGTTTCATATTGAAGAGGAAGTCAATATCATTAATCTCACCAGTGAGGAAAAGAATCGAGGGTTGCTTGATCCCTTTGTCATTTTGAAAAATGTCAAAGATTCGGAAAGTTTAGCGATTGATACCTTAACCTTTCTAACAGGGATTTCTTCTCGTGATGGGGAACGATTCCCAACTTTACGAAAAGCGATTCGAACCGTGGCGCAATCAGAACAACGAGGCTTACTTCGGGTTATTGACGAATTACGTCAGGAAGATACGACAATTTCTAACAGCATTGCCGATCATATTGAATCGTTTGTAGACTATGATTTCGCTCAACTATTGTTTAGTGATGGGCAAGTCGAGAATACCATCAGTTTGGATAAACTACTGAATGTCATTCAAGTAGCGGATTTAGTTCTACCCGATGCCAATACGACAATGGAAGAATACACCACGATGGAAATGTTAAGTGTGTCCATGTTAATGGTTATTAGTACCTTCGCTTTGGATTTTATTCACTCAGATACGTCCATTTTTAAAATCGTTGACTTGGATGAGGCGTGGAGTTTCCTTCAAGTTGCACAAGGAAAAACCTTATCGATGAAGTTGGTTCGTGAAGGACGTGCCATGAATGCCGGGGTGTACTTTGTAACACAAAACGCCAATGACCTGTTAGACGAAAAGATGAAGAATAATATCGGGATGAAGTTCGCTTTTCGTTCGACAGATATCAATGAAATTAAAAATACGTTAGAGTTCTTTAGCTTGGATAAAGAAGATGAAGGGAATCAGAATCGTTTGCGTAATCTTGAAAACGGGCAAGCGCTGTTCCAAGATATTTGGGGACATACAGGGGTGATTCAATTCGATTATATCTTTGAACACTTGTTTGAAGCCTTTGATACCCGACCACCGATTTATGCTGGAGGTGATTAG
- a CDS encoding conjugal transfer protein, with product MKKIRSYTSIWNVEKVIYAINDLQLPFPITFTQMTWFVLTLFLVIFLTNVPPLSFINGALLKYLGIPGFIAWFMSQKSFDGKKPVGFVRSIYRYYTEPKVTYAEKKVSEQRIVLQPSVTYVRSEIV from the coding sequence ATGAAAAAAATCAGAAGCTATACCAGTATTTGGAATGTGGAAAAAGTGATTTATGCCATCAATGATTTGCAATTACCCTTTCCGATTACCTTTACACAAATGACGTGGTTTGTGTTGACCTTGTTTCTCGTCATTTTCCTAACCAATGTCCCGCCACTTTCTTTCATCAATGGTGCCTTATTAAAGTATCTAGGCATACCGGGATTTATTGCGTGGTTCATGTCGCAAAAGTCATTTGATGGAAAGAAACCAGTTGGATTTGTCCGTTCGATTTATCGCTACTACACAGAACCAAAAGTCACTTATGCCGAAAAGAAAGTCAGTGAGCAACGAATTGTTCTGCAACCAAGCGTCACGTATGTAAGGAGTGAAATTGTGTGA
- a CDS encoding antirestriction protein ArdA, which yields MAEMRVYIANLKKHNEGELVGAWFTPPIDEDEMAERIGLNESYEEYAIHDAELPFEVNEYTSISELNRLCEMVMELEGSPIYDELKEIQGMWFSSLEDLLEHQEDIICYSDCDSMEDVAHYFVEETGQLGEIPSNLQNYIDYQALGRDMEIEGNFLVTSHGIFEYIG from the coding sequence ATGGCAGAAATGCGTGTCTATATCGCAAATCTCAAAAAACACAACGAAGGCGAACTCGTGGGCGCTTGGTTCACGCCACCTATTGATGAAGATGAAATGGCAGAACGAATTGGGCTGAATGAATCCTATGAAGAATATGCCATTCATGATGCAGAGTTACCTTTTGAGGTTAACGAATACACGTCCATTAGTGAACTTAACCGCTTATGTGAAATGGTCATGGAGCTAGAGGGTTCGCCTATCTATGATGAACTCAAAGAAATTCAAGGTATGTGGTTTAGTTCTCTTGAAGATTTACTTGAACATCAAGAGGATATCATCTGTTACTCGGATTGCGATTCGATGGAAGATGTCGCTCATTATTTCGTAGAAGAAACTGGACAACTTGGAGAAATACCAAGTAATTTACAAAACTATATCGACTACCAAGCACTTGGTCGGGATATGGAAATTGAGGGGAACTTCCTTGTAACTTCTCATGGGATATTTGAATATATTGGATAA
- a CDS encoding Spaf_1101 family AAA-like ATPase produces MAKSKRKKTSSEKIIPLLYKSMLQEKNGGKFKKTLFHIHTPASHDYILIDEHTQKELGINKVECWTELSDDEMLKILSHLKVSIFKDHSIADFNQLLTKEYTDVKELLAYLILGHSLLKEKIEFCIVTDHNSIEGFKKLDKAINILLRQRADYEVKTRIELGIEISCSDKNHIVAILDKRNKQQIRKLSFWIEDNVLSSKDGTMRTSFDVFKKMKEIGAISYIAHINSSNIFDKNYLSGTYKKELFNSNLFNIIGITDVRQIDSIKKNLTTYTKRKFDFVIDNDAHCINDIRTKFFYIKGDKLNFTTLQSALKDFALSICYELVEEPKQFIKALYVDGNEFLRGKEQDYLIVNFSSQMNSIIGGRGTGKSTLLNVLGFLASQYAETKLDLEKILAQGTSCMVYHYDYTDYYVFLHSTNEENNKIFVENYFNQTQNYLQNTEEDEEKTRKTAISDRIQVFTYDGKTIRIPRNQTEILKNILTRKFTINDLVRIAGSEYELTEFFNKMLFENKDIRNRQNYYKYGNGFEGLFKKYSQKEDILTRRKEQVNNLIYPFNKTELGKLRVTFSQKNIDDNYFNWTAALGITRYARSNYFKKYAVLYSDIVDYLASISKKVGGSIELLRLFHNEEFEKIINIVPIRKLFVEASKETTDLELKFLKNGEEILEFYHILRNALITKACEKYAKDFLTNYFRNSENFSLEFNINNKESIETRAVDYRDISTLSLGQKVVAVLSFLLSYSEYTNDYSPFIVDQPEDNLDNPYIYKNLVTDLRKLKAKRQIILATHNSTIVMNSGTEQVIVMESNNKNGWCETSGYVSNPRIVNHVLNILEGGKKAFSDKFYLYREKLSNNLPEITSDYLPARDNEQNILDCIREILYSNVSLQDQDKINDILDELGKLL; encoded by the coding sequence ATGGCTAAATCCAAAAGAAAAAAAACATCATCAGAAAAAATTATTCCTTTACTTTATAAGAGTATGTTACAAGAAAAAAATGGTGGAAAATTCAAAAAGACCCTATTTCATATTCACACACCTGCTTCACATGATTACATCTTGATTGATGAGCATACTCAAAAAGAGTTAGGGATAAATAAGGTGGAGTGTTGGACTGAACTTTCTGATGACGAAATGTTGAAGATTTTAAGTCATCTGAAAGTTTCAATTTTTAAAGATCATAGTATAGCTGATTTTAATCAACTACTTACAAAAGAGTATACTGACGTAAAGGAATTGTTAGCATACTTAATTTTAGGGCATAGTTTATTGAAAGAGAAAATTGAATTTTGCATTGTCACCGACCACAATAGCATAGAGGGATTCAAAAAATTAGATAAGGCGATTAACATCCTTTTGAGACAACGAGCTGATTATGAAGTAAAAACAAGAATTGAGTTAGGGATAGAAATATCTTGTTCGGATAAAAATCATATCGTTGCAATCCTGGATAAACGGAACAAGCAACAAATTAGAAAATTGTCATTCTGGATAGAAGATAATGTTTTGTCCTCAAAGGATGGTACGATGAGAACTTCATTCGATGTTTTCAAGAAAATGAAAGAAATCGGGGCTATTAGTTACATTGCTCACATTAATTCTTCAAATATTTTCGATAAAAATTACCTATCTGGCACCTATAAGAAAGAATTATTCAACTCGAATCTATTTAATATAATTGGAATCACCGATGTTAGGCAAATCGACTCAATTAAAAAGAACTTGACTACCTATACGAAAAGAAAGTTTGATTTCGTTATTGATAACGATGCGCATTGTATTAACGATATAAGAACTAAATTCTTCTATATAAAAGGAGATAAGCTCAATTTTACAACACTCCAATCAGCTTTAAAAGATTTTGCTTTATCTATTTGTTATGAATTGGTTGAAGAACCAAAACAATTTATTAAGGCTCTGTATGTTGATGGAAACGAGTTCCTCCGAGGTAAAGAACAGGACTATTTAATTGTCAATTTTTCGAGTCAAATGAATTCAATTATAGGTGGCAGAGGTACTGGTAAAAGTACTCTTTTGAATGTATTAGGTTTTCTAGCTTCTCAATATGCAGAAACTAAACTTGATTTAGAAAAAATTTTAGCTCAAGGAACAAGTTGTATGGTTTACCATTATGATTATACAGATTATTATGTTTTTCTTCATTCGACAAATGAAGAAAATAATAAAATTTTTGTGGAAAATTACTTTAACCAAACGCAAAATTATCTTCAAAACACAGAAGAGGATGAAGAAAAAACAAGAAAAACAGCGATTAGCGATAGAATTCAAGTATTCACTTATGACGGGAAAACTATCAGAATACCACGTAACCAAACGGAAATTTTGAAGAATATTCTCACTCGTAAATTTACTATTAATGATTTGGTCCGCATCGCTGGCAGTGAGTATGAGCTAACTGAATTTTTTAATAAAATGTTGTTCGAAAATAAGGATATAAGAAACCGACAAAATTATTATAAATATGGGAACGGATTTGAGGGGCTGTTTAAAAAATACTCTCAAAAGGAAGATATATTAACTAGAAGAAAAGAACAGGTCAATAATTTGATTTACCCTTTTAATAAGACTGAGTTAGGCAAATTGCGTGTAACCTTTTCACAAAAAAATATTGACGATAACTATTTTAATTGGACGGCTGCATTAGGCATTACAAGATATGCAAGAAGCAACTATTTTAAAAAGTATGCAGTTCTTTATAGTGATATAGTTGATTACTTGGCTTCTATATCAAAAAAAGTAGGCGGTTCTATTGAACTACTTCGTCTCTTTCATAATGAAGAGTTTGAAAAAATAATCAACATTGTTCCTATCAGAAAGCTTTTTGTTGAAGCAAGCAAAGAAACGACTGATTTAGAGTTGAAGTTCCTTAAAAATGGAGAAGAAATTTTGGAATTTTATCATATTTTGAGAAATGCTCTTATTACTAAAGCTTGTGAAAAATATGCGAAAGATTTTTTAACTAATTACTTCAGGAATAGTGAGAATTTCTCTTTAGAGTTCAATATCAATAATAAAGAATCTATTGAGACTAGAGCCGTTGATTATAGAGATATATCGACTCTTTCTTTGGGACAGAAAGTAGTAGCAGTTTTATCCTTTCTTTTATCTTATAGTGAATATACTAATGATTATTCGCCGTTCATTGTAGATCAACCTGAAGACAATCTAGATAATCCATATATTTACAAAAACTTAGTAACGGACCTCAGAAAACTGAAGGCAAAACGACAAATTATTCTAGCCACGCACAATTCTACAATTGTAATGAATAGTGGAACTGAACAGGTTATTGTTATGGAATCAAATAATAAAAATGGTTGGTGTGAAACGAGTGGCTACGTATCTAACCCAAGAATTGTAAATCATGTTTTAAATATCTTAGAAGGTGGGAAAAAAGCCTTCTCAGATAAATTCTATTTGTATAGAGAAAAACTTTCGAATAACTTACCAGAAATTACTTCTGATTACCTGCCTGCTAGGGATAATGAACAAAATATTTTAGATTGCATTCGTGAAATTCTGTACTCTAATGTTTCTTTGCAAGATCAAGATAAAATAAATGATATATTAGATGAACTAGGGAAATTACTGTGA
- the mobT gene encoding MobT family relaxase — translation MSAVFNYQRLKETRVDYGISQNQLATACGISRQYLNSIETGRKIPSQALAIYLHDTLERFNPDLPLTLLIDYVRIRFPTTNVKKIIEEILRLKFSYMLNEEYAFYGYQEQFVMGDIIVMFSNDEEKGVLLELKGRGCRQFESFLLAQSRSWYDFFIDCLAVGGVMKRLDLAINDRTGILDIRELTKKCQNEECISLFRSFKSYGSGELVRKQEKEGMGETLYIGSVKSEVYFCLYQKDYEQLMKLGIPLEEAEIKNRFEIRLKNERALFAVRDLIRYRNVERTAFSIINRYLRFAEKDETKRRSQWQTNERWAWFIGKNRQELRLTTEPEPYTLERTIRWIGRQVAPTLKMAQILDKINDTTIVKDIIKRAELSKRHKKIIEQQVAGIENLIVIPNTREDG, via the coding sequence TTGAGTGCAGTCTTTAACTACCAAAGACTAAAAGAAACACGAGTAGACTATGGCATTTCGCAAAATCAATTAGCTACAGCTTGTGGGATTTCACGACAATACCTCAATAGCATAGAAACAGGTCGCAAAATTCCCTCGCAAGCCTTAGCGATTTATTTACACGACACACTAGAACGATTCAATCCTGATTTACCATTAACGTTATTGATTGACTATGTACGGATTCGTTTTCCAACAACTAATGTTAAGAAAATCATCGAAGAAATCTTGCGCTTGAAGTTTAGCTATATGTTAAATGAAGAGTATGCTTTTTATGGCTACCAAGAACAATTTGTCATGGGAGATATCATCGTGATGTTTTCCAATGATGAAGAGAAGGGTGTTTTACTCGAACTGAAAGGTCGTGGCTGTCGTCAATTTGAAAGTTTCTTACTGGCACAATCTCGAAGCTGGTACGATTTTTTCATTGATTGTTTGGCAGTCGGTGGTGTGATGAAGCGCTTGGATTTAGCCATTAATGACCGAACAGGTATTTTGGATATTCGAGAACTCACGAAAAAATGTCAAAACGAAGAATGTATTTCATTGTTTCGTAGCTTCAAAAGTTATGGCTCTGGTGAGTTGGTTCGAAAACAGGAAAAGGAAGGCATGGGTGAAACCCTTTATATTGGAAGTGTCAAAAGCGAAGTGTACTTTTGCCTGTATCAGAAGGATTACGAACAACTGATGAAGTTAGGCATTCCACTGGAAGAGGCAGAAATTAAGAATCGTTTCGAGATTCGCTTGAAAAATGAGCGCGCCTTATTCGCGGTACGAGATTTGATTCGTTATCGCAATGTGGAACGAACGGCATTTTCGATTATCAATCGTTATCTGCGCTTTGCGGAAAAAGACGAAACCAAGCGACGAAGTCAGTGGCAAACCAATGAACGTTGGGCGTGGTTTATTGGCAAAAATCGACAAGAGCTACGCTTAACCACCGAACCAGAACCTTATACTTTAGAACGAACGATTCGTTGGATTGGTCGGCAAGTGGCACCAACTTTAAAGATGGCGCAAATCTTAGACAAAATCAACGACACGACCATTGTTAAAGATATTATCAAACGAGCAGAATTAAGCAAACGGCACAAAAAGATTATTGAGCAACAAGTCGCAGGGATTGAGAATTTAATTGTTATACCTAATACAAGAGAGGATGGATAG
- a CDS encoding FtsK/SpoIIIE domain-containing protein: MFKNKGHRIRAGDKHLVVTTYSSITIGLFLIFFIGVYGKSIFDQNFNAIVLNDRSLLIAPSFYIVLFVWLVIALFLFYWLRFKQVDFYKQLLHRQKMAQMILENRWYESESVSVEGFFKDLSPSKSKERILSFPKIYYRVENGLIHILVEIRMGQYQEQLLKLEKKLESGLYCELVEKELKEGFVEYVLFYDMIANRLSIEECESKPGALQLMKTIWWEYDQLPHMLIAGGTGSGKSYFILTLIEHLLKTEATLHILDPKNADLADLATVLPDVYSKKEEIITCIDSFYERMMARNETIKQLSNYRTGENYAYVGLHPEFLIFDEYVAFMELLNTKETVAVLSKLKQIVMLGRQSGFFLVLACQRPDAKYLGDGIRDQFNFRVALGRMSELGYTMMFGETNKDFFLKRIKGRGYVDVGTSVISEFYTPLVPKGHDFLAVIHALYQARKEEQFIETNEKEEDQ; encoded by the coding sequence ATGTTTAAAAACAAAGGCCACCGAATTCGTGCGGGAGATAAACACTTAGTAGTGACCACTTATTCAAGCATCACAATTGGCTTATTCCTAATCTTCTTTATTGGTGTCTATGGGAAATCAATTTTTGATCAAAACTTTAATGCCATTGTCTTGAATGATAGGAGCCTTCTAATCGCACCATCCTTTTATATCGTTCTATTCGTTTGGCTAGTCATCGCACTGTTCCTTTTTTACTGGTTGCGATTCAAACAGGTTGATTTCTATAAGCAACTTCTTCATCGGCAAAAAATGGCGCAAATGATTTTAGAGAATCGCTGGTATGAATCCGAGTCAGTTTCGGTAGAAGGTTTCTTTAAAGACCTTTCCCCTTCCAAGTCAAAAGAACGAATTCTGTCTTTCCCAAAAATCTATTATCGTGTGGAAAATGGGCTGATTCATATCCTAGTGGAAATCCGTATGGGGCAATACCAAGAGCAATTGTTAAAGCTAGAGAAAAAATTAGAGAGTGGTTTGTATTGCGAACTGGTAGAGAAGGAACTGAAAGAAGGTTTCGTGGAATACGTCTTATTCTACGATATGATTGCCAATCGTTTATCTATTGAAGAATGCGAGTCTAAGCCTGGTGCCTTACAACTAATGAAAACTATTTGGTGGGAATACGATCAATTACCTCATATGTTAATCGCTGGCGGAACAGGTAGTGGAAAGTCGTACTTCATTTTGACGTTGATCGAGCACCTTTTAAAAACGGAAGCCACCTTGCATATTCTTGACCCAAAGAACGCCGACTTAGCCGACCTTGCCACTGTCTTACCAGATGTGTATTCCAAAAAGGAAGAAATCATCACGTGCATTGATTCTTTCTATGAACGCATGATGGCACGAAATGAGACCATCAAGCAACTATCAAACTATCGCACGGGGGAAAATTATGCTTATGTTGGACTGCACCCGGAGTTCCTGATTTTTGACGAATACGTTGCGTTTATGGAGCTCTTGAATACAAAGGAAACCGTTGCGGTATTAAGCAAGCTGAAACAAATCGTCATGTTAGGTCGTCAGTCTGGATTTTTTCTAGTCTTAGCTTGTCAGCGACCGGATGCGAAATATCTTGGGGATGGGATTCGCGACCAGTTCAATTTTCGAGTAGCGCTAGGTCGTATGAGTGAGCTTGGGTACACGATGATGTTCGGTGAAACCAATAAAGATTTTTTCTTAAAACGAATTAAAGGTCGTGGCTATGTAGATGTGGGTACAAGTGTGATTAGTGAGTTTTATACGCCACTTGTACCGAAAGGACATGATTTTTTAGCCGTGATTCATGCGTTGTATCAAGCGAGAAAAGAAGAACAATTCATTGAAACAAATGAAAAGGAAGAGGACCAATGA
- a CDS encoding YdcP family protein, producing the protein MRLAEGIVIDKEKTFGVLKFSALRREVRQTNEDGTVSDIVKERTYDLKSLGQGRMIQVSIPANVPLREFDYNAVVEIINPVADTVANATFQGADVDWYVKADDLVLKKTGNQQPTPKQNNQPK; encoded by the coding sequence ATGAGATTAGCAGAAGGTATTGTGATTGATAAAGAAAAAACGTTTGGGGTTTTAAAATTTTCCGCTTTACGTCGTGAGGTTCGTCAAACCAATGAGGATGGCACAGTCAGTGATATCGTCAAAGAACGCACCTATGATTTGAAATCATTGGGGCAAGGTCGAATGATTCAAGTCAGTATTCCCGCTAATGTGCCACTACGAGAATTTGATTATAATGCTGTCGTAGAAATCATTAATCCAGTGGCGGATACAGTTGCCAATGCGACGTTCCAAGGAGCAGATGTTGATTGGTATGTGAAAGCGGACGATTTGGTGTTGAAGAAAACAGGAAATCAACAACCAACACCGAAGCAAAATAATCAACCAAAATAA
- a CDS encoding YdcP family protein, giving the protein MELKYVVPNMKETFGNLEYAGEGKVTQRRINGRLAVVSRSYNLYSDKQRADDIVVVLPESAGEKHFDSETPVKLVNPRITAEGYKIAERGFTNYILNADDMVKA; this is encoded by the coding sequence ATGGAACTAAAATATGTCGTCCCAAACATGAAAGAAACTTTTGGCAATTTAGAATATGCTGGCGAAGGAAAAGTGACCCAACGCCGCATCAATGGTCGTTTAGCGGTGGTCAGTCGGAGCTATAATCTCTATTCTGACAAGCAACGAGCCGATGATATTGTGGTGGTCTTGCCAGAAAGTGCTGGTGAGAAACATTTCGATTCAGAAACGCCCGTGAAGTTAGTTAATCCACGCATCACGGCAGAAGGCTACAAAATTGCCGAGCGTGGGTTTACCAACTACATTTTAAACGCCGATGATATGGTGAAAGCATAA